The DNA sequence AGCAAAGCAATGAAATCGGCTTTTGAGTTGATGGCGCAATACAACCAAGAGATGAATCTGCAAGTTTATACCGCAGCGCAACAGCTTAGTCAGCAGCAACTAGAGCAAAATCGAGGAGCGTTCTTTGGCTCTATTTTTGCCACTCTAAACCATATTTTAGTCGGTGATACGCTGTGGTTGCAGCGTTTCGCTGCACATCCTCGTGGCTTCGGTTGTTTAGCGGATATGTCGGCTTTGCCTAGCCCTAAGGCATTAGACGCTATTATACACACCGATCTCTCTCGCTTAGCGGCGGCAAGAGAGGCAATGGATAAAGTGATAGTGGCGTTTACACAGCAGTTAACGGAACAAGATTTACAGCTCAATTTAACTTATCTCAACAGCAAAGGGGTTGCTCATTGCCAGCTGTTTGGCAGTTTAGTGCTGCATTTTTTTAATCATCAAACTCACCATCGTGGTCAAGTAAGTACTATGTTATCTCAGCAAGGCATCGATCTTGGGGTAACAGATTTGCTGTTACACATCCCCGAGGCCAAAAAAAGCCCTTAAGCTGGCAGCTAAGGGCTTTTTGAACAACAGCTTTGTCCTTTAGCTGACGCTAAAGTCTGCACTCAGCAAGTCTTCTGCTTTGGACGATGCCCCGACGAGTACTTTAAACTCTCCCGGCTCAACTACTTTTTGTAGCTGCGCGTTTATCAGCGATAAATCTTGGTAAGGTACGCTAAACGACAACTTACGACTTTCGCCTGCTGCAAGCGCTACCTTGTTATATCCACGTAATTGCATTACCGGCACCGTTACCGATGCTACACAATCATGAATGTACAGCTGCGCAATTTCAGTGCCGCTGCGTTCGCCGGTATTGGTTAAGGTGACAGATACTTCTAAGCTAGGCCCATTATCAAGGTCATCATTAGCCTCTAGAACTGGCGTTTCAACGGTCAGTTCAGAGTATTCAAACTGGGTATAAGTTTGCCCTTCACCAAAGCAAAATAGCGGTAAGCTTGGCATGTCGATGTAACGCTCTTGGTGGTCAGTGCGTTTTGACAAGTAGGCGTGCCAGCCTTCGTACTTATTGTAAAATACCGGCATTTGCCCAACATGTTCTGGAAAGCTAATGGTGAGTTTGCCACTAGGGTTTAAATCACCAAACAGTAATTCTGTTAAGGCGGTGCCACCTTTTGCTCCAGGGTTAAAGGCACACACTAAAGCATCGGCATGCTGTTTTACCCAGCTAATGGTCAGCGGTTTAGAGGCGATGTAAATAACAATTAATGGCTTGCCGGTGGCTTTTAAGGCTTCTAACATTGCCTGTTGTTGGCCGCTTAAGTCTAGATTCGCTCGGTCATGGAACTCACCATGTTGGCTTAAAGTATCGCCGACACAGGCAATCACAATATCACTGTTATTGGCGGCGGCTACCGCTTGGGCAATTTCTTCAAAATCGGCTTCAGCTGGAGCGGCAGCTCTTACATAGTTGAGTTCACAACGACCCGCATCGGCTGCGGCTTGCAAGCCTAAACGCATCGTTACGGTATCGTCTCGATGATAATTGTCGTCGGCAGCATCTGCTTGAATGGAGCCAAATGACCAGTCTCCGAGTTGGGCAATGGAGTCATCGCCATTAGCACCACATAGCAATATTTTAGGCTTATTAGCCTCTACCAGTGGCAGTATGCCGTTGTTGGTCAGTAGGGTTAGCGATTGGCGGCTGGCTTCTAAAGACGCTTCCCAATGTTCAGCTTTACCTAAAATGGTGTTTTTCTGGCTTAAATCGGTATAGCGGAAATCATCGAACAAACCTAAGTCGAATTTACTGGTGAGCATGCGGGCCACTGCATCGTCGATTAAGGCAATGTCTAGTTCGCCTTTATGCACTAGGTCAACGGTGCTTTCATAAAATTCAGGGGTGTTCATGATCATATCATTGCCAGCTTCTACAGCTATTTTTGATGCATGACGGTAGTCGTTAGCCACTTTTTGGGTCTTGTATAAAGATCCAATATTGTTCCAATCGGTAACAATAAAGCCTTCCATGCCCCATTGTTGCTTAGGGATTTCGCGCATTAGCCAGCTGCTAGCACTGCACGGTACACCGTCAATGGCTTGGTATCCGGCCATTAAAGTAGCCACTTTGCCTTGTTTCACCGCTTTTTCAAAAGGAGGCAAAAAGATCGACATGAGTTTACGTGGAGAAACATCTGCTTCGTAGGAATCTCGGCCGCCGCTAGACTCACCGTACGCCACATAGTGCTTAGCGCAGGCTAAAATGGTTTGATTAGAGGCTAGAGTATCCCCTTGATAACCATGAATAGTGGCTACAGCTAACTCACCAATTAACCAAGGATCTTCACCAAAGGTTTCGTTTATGCGGCCCCAGCGGCTATCGCGACCTACACACAATACCGGAGAGAAGGTCCAATGTAGCCCACAAGCTCTAGTTTCGATAGCGGTGATATGCGCCATGCTTTCGGCAAGTGGTTTACTCCAAGCGCAAGATAAAGCTAATTGAGTTGGAAACACAGTACCGCTATTTTCAAAGCAGTGCCCATGAATCGCATCAATACCGAAAATTAGAGGAATGCCTAAACGCGATTTGGCGGCGCGCCGCTGTAGATCGGTTGCCATGTTGCCAGTGCAATGAAGATAACTGCCGACATTCCATGCTTCCAACTTATCCATGTTACCTGGCATATTGGCGGGTAGCTGCAGCATTTGCCCCACTTTTTCTTCCACAGTCATAAGAGACAGTAAGTTTTTGACTCGCTCAGCGGTACTGAGAGATGGGTTGGTATACGGCTGCGACATGCTGCTGATCCTCTGGTTGGTTTTTCGTGGAATATAGTCGGCGTTTAGCATGCAACTCAAGTTGCTATTATTGCTGGGTAACCTTTTATGGCGCTTATCTTAGAGAATTTTTGCTTGGAATTAAGAAAAAGTAAGCGGTTTCACGACGGTTGCTTCAGTTTTTGAGGCATAGTTAACATTCAGCAAAACAAAAAACACTATTGATGGTGCTTAAACCCAATTCTGTTGTTGCCCGATGAGTGTCTACTGACCTGCTTAAGCCTAAAAATAAAGGCCTAATAGTGAGCTTTAAACTTGATGTTGATTGAGTGTTAAGTGGTATTGTTGTCTTTATATCGCAGAGTTATCAGCGCGATGAATGTAAGGCGTATTTTCTTAAAGGTTTTGCTGTAAGTAGTCACCAGTGGTGCTTAGTCCCACCTCAAGTGCTTGAGGTGGGTAGCATCAAGCGTTAATTTATCGCCAAATGATAAACTGTTGTGGTACCCGACACTTCGTTACCCACGGCAATATAGTGCTTGCCTAGGCGCGAAAAATAGGCAATAGATTCGGGGCCCAAATCGCCCGCTTTTGGGTTATAACGGTTATTTTCACAATCACCATCTTGGTCAACTTTGCTGCAAACAGGCTGGTTAAAGTCACGATTGTTAATGAAATCTAGCATTATTGGTGAGGATGGTTTAGACACATCATAAACGGCAATTCCCCCTTGGCGTTCTAAGCCGATAAACGCAATGGTTGAGCCATTGATGTTTGCTACTGCAATGGCTTCTGGTTCTACGCCTTTGTCATCAGAGCGATCGTCACTGGACTGATTGTCATTACTGCTATTCCAGTGTTTATTTGAATTAGCTAAATCTGACAGTTGGTTACCACTATCAAAGATACGCTTGGCTTGTAAATCAAAAATAGAGAATGAGCGGGCCCCAAAGGTGTAAACCAGATCATTTTCACCAATTGTTTTGTTGTCCGCCACCACTTTAATCCGCCCCAGCGCTTTTTTATTGGCAATGGTGCCCTTTTGGCCATAGCTTGTTTGATTCATTAAGGGGTGTTTAGCATCCACTTTAAGTTTGTAAGCGCGGGTCTCATCGGTATAAGAAATACAGTCGCCAATTTTGTTTTGGTAGTGCTTGGCGTTTTCGTCACCGCCTCCTACTTGATACTCTTGGCCATCCCATTGGTGGTCCATTCCCTCACATTTTGCCTGAGTAGTCGCATAGACATATTCGCGGCCATCACCTTCGTTGGCAGTGATGATGTAATCATTGCCTTTGATATTAAAGGTGGCGATAGAGTCGGGCATGTAATAACCCGCCAGTTGCGGGTAGCTAGCTTGGATAAACTGTTTGTCTTTGTTGGTTAGGTCTAGTTTGGCGCCATCGCCACCATCTTCCACTGATGCCCAGCTTTTAAGCCCTAAACCTTTTATCGAGTCTACCTTGCCGCTGGCAATATCGATAAGCGCGATAGCGTTGTTTTCTTGTAACGCGACCACCACTTTGCCATGTCTGGTTAAGGCGAGATATTCAGGCTCTAAATCTTGAGCGACACTCGCGCCCAACGGGCTTGGTAAGCGTACCTGGTCTAACTCATGATGACGGGGCTGATCTTGGTTAAAATGCCTAAAATCAACTTGGGTCACGGTGGCTTGTTGATCACTAAAGCCTGTGGCGAGATCTACGATAGTAACGGAGCCTTCTGGGTCAACAGAGTAATCACCATTTGGCTCGCCTTCGTTGGCACTGAGCAAGTAACGACTGTCCTCAGTCATGGTAACCATGTCGGGTAGGGCGCCCGCTGGGTAGCTATTGATTAGGCTGAGGTCGTCTGAGCGATATAAAGCAATAATGCCATTTTGTTGCTTATGTTGGTTTTGAATGGCGACTGCCACTAGGCCATTTTTAGCCACTACGCTGTTAGCGTCACCGATTTTAATCCCGGCTTTATGGGCGGCGGCCTGCAGATTGATATTACCGTGTTTACTGGGGGCG is a window from the Agarivorans sp. TSD2052 genome containing:
- a CDS encoding DinB family protein encodes the protein MKSAFELMAQYNQEMNLQVYTAAQQLSQQQLEQNRGAFFGSIFATLNHILVGDTLWLQRFAAHPRGFGCLADMSALPSPKALDAIIHTDLSRLAAAREAMDKVIVAFTQQLTEQDLQLNLTYLNSKGVAHCQLFGSLVLHFFNHQTHHRGQVSTMLSQQGIDLGVTDLLLHIPEAKKSP
- a CDS encoding glycoside hydrolase family 3 N-terminal domain-containing protein, giving the protein MSQPYTNPSLSTAERVKNLLSLMTVEEKVGQMLQLPANMPGNMDKLEAWNVGSYLHCTGNMATDLQRRAAKSRLGIPLIFGIDAIHGHCFENSGTVFPTQLALSCAWSKPLAESMAHITAIETRACGLHWTFSPVLCVGRDSRWGRINETFGEDPWLIGELAVATIHGYQGDTLASNQTILACAKHYVAYGESSGGRDSYEADVSPRKLMSIFLPPFEKAVKQGKVATLMAGYQAIDGVPCSASSWLMREIPKQQWGMEGFIVTDWNNIGSLYKTQKVANDYRHASKIAVEAGNDMIMNTPEFYESTVDLVHKGELDIALIDDAVARMLTSKFDLGLFDDFRYTDLSQKNTILGKAEHWEASLEASRQSLTLLTNNGILPLVEANKPKILLCGANGDDSIAQLGDWSFGSIQADAADDNYHRDDTVTMRLGLQAAADAGRCELNYVRAAAPAEADFEEIAQAVAAANNSDIVIACVGDTLSQHGEFHDRANLDLSGQQQAMLEALKATGKPLIVIYIASKPLTISWVKQHADALVCAFNPGAKGGTALTELLFGDLNPSGKLTISFPEHVGQMPVFYNKYEGWHAYLSKRTDHQERYIDMPSLPLFCFGEGQTYTQFEYSELTVETPVLEANDDLDNGPSLEVSVTLTNTGERSGTEIAQLYIHDCVASVTVPVMQLRGYNKVALAAGESRKLSFSVPYQDLSLINAQLQKVVEPGEFKVLVGASSKAEDLLSADFSVS
- a CDS encoding choice-of-anchor I family protein; the protein is MERNQSTFVACSFGLLLASAFTISPAQAIKQPISPVKKLQVSCKTSQQPPQTTSLQSLKLELVASHFSGSEFDTSSAEIVSYDACSDKLYVVNAKDQSVDVLSLSDSNSAPSKHGNINLQAAAHKAGIKIGDANSVVAKNGLVAVAIQNQHKQQNGIIALYRSDDLSLINSYPAGALPDMVTMTEDSRYLLSANEGEPNGDYSVDPEGSVTIVDLATGFSDQQATVTQVDFRHFNQDQPRHHELDQVRLPSPLGASVAQDLEPEYLALTRHGKVVVALQENNAIALIDIASGKVDSIKGLGLKSWASVEDGGDGAKLDLTNKDKQFIQASYPQLAGYYMPDSIATFNIKGNDYIITANEGDGREYVYATTQAKCEGMDHQWDGQEYQVGGGDENAKHYQNKIGDCISYTDETRAYKLKVDAKHPLMNQTSYGQKGTIANKKALGRIKVVADNKTIGENDLVYTFGARSFSIFDLQAKRIFDSGNQLSDLANSNKHWNSSNDNQSSDDRSDDKGVEPEAIAVANINGSTIAFIGLERQGGIAVYDVSKPSSPIMLDFINNRDFNQPVCSKVDQDGDCENNRYNPKAGDLGPESIAYFSRLGKHYIAVGNEVSGTTTVYHLAIN